AGGAGTTCATGGTGGTGCCCGCCGGCGCGAAGACGTTCGCGGAGGGCCTGCGCTGGGGCGCGGAGGTGTTCCACGCGCTCAAGAAGATCCTGAAGGGCCGCAAGCTGGCCACGGGCGTGGGCGACGAGGGCGGCTACGCCCCGGACCTGCCGGCCAACGAGGAGGCGCTCAAGCTCATCATGGAGGCCATCGACGCCGCGGGCTTCAAGGCGGGTGAGCAGCTGTTCCTGGCGCTGGACGTGGCCGCGAGCGAGTTCTTCGACAAGGGCTCCAAGAAGTACAAGCTCAAGGGCGAGGGCAAGGAGTACGACTCGCAGGGCCTGCTGGAGTACTACCGGGGCCTGTCCCAGAAGTACCCCATCATCTCCATTGAAGACGGCATGGCGGAGGATGACTGGGAGGGGTGGAAGAAGCTCACCGACGCGCTGGGTGACAAGGTCCAGCTGGTGGGCGACGACCTCTTCGTCACCAACGTGGAGCGGCTGTCCAGGGGCATCGAGACGGGCACGGCGAACTCCATCCTGGTGAAGGTGAACCAGATTGGTTCGCTCACGGAGACGTTCGACGCGGTGCGCATGGCGCACAAGGCGGGCATGACGTCCATCATGAGCCACCGCTCCGGCGAGTCCGAGGACACGACCATCGCGGACCTGGCGGTGGCGCTGGACTGCGGGCAGATCAAGACGGGCTCGGCGTCGCGCTCCGACCGCGTGGCCAAGTACAACCAGCTCCTGCGCATCGAAGAGGAGCTGGGTGCCGGTGCGCGGTACGCGGGCCGTTCTGCCTTCCGCTCGCTCGCGAAGAAGCAGTGACCGTGAGCACCTCTCGCCCCCGCATCCTCGTCTCCAACGACGACGGCTACTTCTCCGAAGGGCTGCAGACGCTCGTGGAGGCGGTGAGCCCCCTGGGCGAGGTGTGGGTGGTGGCGCCTGACCGCGAGCAGAGCGCCGCCTCCCATGCCATCAGCCTGCACCGGCCGCTGCGCATCAAGGAGGTGCGCGAGCGGTGGTTCGCCGTGGACGGCACCCCCACGGATTGCTCGTATCTGGCGGTGAACCACTTGCTGAAGGACAATCGTCCCCAGCTCATGGTCTCCGGCATCAATCACGGCGCGAACCTGGCGGACGACATCATGTACTCCGGGACGGTGGCGGCGGCCATGGAGGCCGCGTTCCTGGGCATCCCGGCCATCGCGTTCAGCCTGGTGACGCGGGGGCCGTTCGACTTCGGGCCGGCGGGCCGCTTCGCGCGGGCGTTGGTGACGGAGGCGCTGTCGCGGCCCCTGCCGCCCCGGATGCTCCTCAACGTGAACATCCCCGGTGGCGTGGAGCCGGACGGCTACGTCATCACCAGGCAGGGCCGGCACTCCTACGGCAGCAACGTCGTGGAGAAGGAGGACCCGCGCGGCCGCAAGTACTACTGGATTGGCGGCACGGAGTACGCGCACGACGACATCCCGGGCAGCGACTGCAACACCGTCATCGACGAGAAGCGCGTGTCGGTGACGCCGCTGCACTTCGAGATGACCGACCACGGTCGCATCCCCGAGCTCTCGGGGTGGAACCTGCAGGGCTTCAAGCGGCACGGTCCGGGCGGCGGTGCCTGAGGTTGGGGCCGGGCGGCTCCAGCCGAGCGGGTAGGGCGCTCTGGGTGTTGCTCGCGGCCGCGCTGTTCAGCGGCTGCGTGGGCACCCAGGCCGCTTCCTCCTCGCAGCTGGACACGGCGGGCGTGCGGCCTGAGCAGACGAGCAACGGCAAGCCGCTGTCCTTCGCGCTGAGGCCCACGCACGAGGAGCCGGAGTTGGTGGCGGTGCGCCACCGCGTGGCTGCGGGCGAGACGATGTACCGCATCGCCAAGACGTACGGCATCACGGTGGACGAGCTGGCCCAGGCCAACGGCATCAAGGATCCGCGTGAGCTGGCGGTGGGCAAGGAGCTGATGATTCCGGGCAGTGAGCCGCCGAAGTACGGCGACCCGGGGCCGCTGTCCGACGAGGAGCCGGAGCTGGTGCTCTCCAAGCCAGGGCAGGCGCCGGTGTCCACGCCGCGCCGCCCGGTGCCGGCGGTGTCGCGCCGCGAGGAGCCGCCGCGAGCGCGCGTGGTGTCGGGGCGTCCGGGCGCGCCGTCGCGGCCGAAGCTCGCGACGCAGGGGATGCTCGACTGGCCGCTGCGAGGCGTGCTGTACGGCCGCTTCGGCAAGAAGGGCAAGGAGCCGCACGACGGCATCGACCTGGCGGCGCCCGCGGGCACGCCCATCAAGACGGCGCAGGAGGGCACGGTCCTCTACGCGGGCGAGCAGAAGGGCTACGGCCTCATCGTCATCGTGGAGCACGCGGCGCCGCTGATCACGCTCTATGCGCACAACCGAGACCTGCGCGTGAAGACGGGGCAGAAGGTCCGGCGCGGGCAGGTCATCGCCACGGTGGGCGAGTCCGGCCGCACGTCCGGCCCGCACGTGCACTTCGAGGTGCGCGTGGACGGCAAGCCGGCGGATCCGCTGGAGTACCTGGGCGTGATGCCGTCCGCGAACGACTAGGTTCCTTCGGGCGCGGGAGGCGTTGCGCGCGGCGGATAGCCCCCGGCGTGGCGGGCGCGCTCGCGCACCAGGGCGAGGATGTTCTCGCAGGTGGGC
This DNA window, taken from Corallococcus coralloides DSM 2259, encodes the following:
- the eno gene encoding phosphopyruvate hydratase, encoding MTEIAQILAREVLDSRGNPTVEAEVLLVGGSRGRATVPSGASTGEHEAHELRDGDKGRYLGKGVKKAVDHVRDTIGPALIGMDAVDQVAVDQRMIELDGTSTKSKLGANAILAVSMATARAAADAHGLPLYRYVGGLQARTLPVPLMNILNGGAHADTRVDVQEFMVVPAGAKTFAEGLRWGAEVFHALKKILKGRKLATGVGDEGGYAPDLPANEEALKLIMEAIDAAGFKAGEQLFLALDVAASEFFDKGSKKYKLKGEGKEYDSQGLLEYYRGLSQKYPIISIEDGMAEDDWEGWKKLTDALGDKVQLVGDDLFVTNVERLSRGIETGTANSILVKVNQIGSLTETFDAVRMAHKAGMTSIMSHRSGESEDTTIADLAVALDCGQIKTGSASRSDRVAKYNQLLRIEEELGAGARYAGRSAFRSLAKKQ
- the surE gene encoding 5'/3'-nucleotidase SurE, which produces MSTSRPRILVSNDDGYFSEGLQTLVEAVSPLGEVWVVAPDREQSAASHAISLHRPLRIKEVRERWFAVDGTPTDCSYLAVNHLLKDNRPQLMVSGINHGANLADDIMYSGTVAAAMEAAFLGIPAIAFSLVTRGPFDFGPAGRFARALVTEALSRPLPPRMLLNVNIPGGVEPDGYVITRQGRHSYGSNVVEKEDPRGRKYYWIGGTEYAHDDIPGSDCNTVIDEKRVSVTPLHFEMTDHGRIPELSGWNLQGFKRHGPGGGA
- a CDS encoding peptidoglycan DD-metalloendopeptidase family protein, with amino-acid sequence MLLAAALFSGCVGTQAASSSQLDTAGVRPEQTSNGKPLSFALRPTHEEPELVAVRHRVAAGETMYRIAKTYGITVDELAQANGIKDPRELAVGKELMIPGSEPPKYGDPGPLSDEEPELVLSKPGQAPVSTPRRPVPAVSRREEPPRARVVSGRPGAPSRPKLATQGMLDWPLRGVLYGRFGKKGKEPHDGIDLAAPAGTPIKTAQEGTVLYAGEQKGYGLIVIVEHAAPLITLYAHNRDLRVKTGQKVRRGQVIATVGESGRTSGPHVHFEVRVDGKPADPLEYLGVMPSAND